GCTCAACCGTCGCACCGAGTTTACCGTCATACAATAATATATAGAGTGACCTAAGCAATGATACATTACCAAGCGGACCCAGACTTAGCGGGCGTCTACCTCATCGAGCCAGACTGCTACGGCGATGCGCGTGGCTACTTTGCCGAGACTTACCGCACGGCAGACTTTGCAGCGACCGTCGCGCCTAGACCATGGGTGCAGGAAAACGAATCCTCCTCCGTCCGTGGCGTCTTGCGTGGTCTGCATCTCCAGCGAGGTGAAGCGAGCCAAGCGAAGCTGGTGCGCTGCGTCGTGGGCGAGATCATTGATCTGATCGTGGACCTACGACGAGATAGTGCCACTTACGGGCAGTGGCGCAGCTATCATCTCTCGGAGACAAACCATCGGCAGCTCTACATCCCGAGAGAGTTCGCGCACGGCTTCCTCGTTCTCTCGGAGCAAGCGAAGTTTCTCTACAAAGTGGACAACGGCTACGCCCCCGAGAGCGAGCTCTGCATACGCTATGACGACCCACAGCTGGCGATACCCTGGGAGTCGTGGGGCATCGCACCCGAAGAGCTAATCCTCTCAGACAAAGACCTGCGGGGCATCTCCCTAGCCGACTACACCGCATCACGCTTTTGACACTTTACGCTATGACCTCATACCGACACACCTACGCCGTGACTGGAGCCGCTGGCTTCATCGGCACTAACCTCGCTTACTACCTGAGCGAAGCCCTCGCCTCCGACGAGCGGATCGTCCTGATCGACAAACTAACCTATGCAGGCAACTACCGCTCCATCGAGCCGCTCATCGACAACGAGCGGGTCATCTTCGTGCAGGCAGACATCTGCGATGCCGAAGCGATGGACGACCTCTTCACCCGCTACGCTCCGCACTACTTGATTAATCTTGCGGCCGAGAGCCACGTCGATCGGAGCATCGAGGACCCCGCCATCTTCGTACGCACCAATATCC
The sequence above is a segment of the Porphyromonas vaginalis genome. Coding sequences within it:
- the rfbC gene encoding dTDP-4-dehydrorhamnose 3,5-epimerase; the encoded protein is MIHYQADPDLAGVYLIEPDCYGDARGYFAETYRTADFAATVAPRPWVQENESSSVRGVLRGLHLQRGEASQAKLVRCVVGEIIDLIVDLRRDSATYGQWRSYHLSETNHRQLYIPREFAHGFLVLSEQAKFLYKVDNGYAPESELCIRYDDPQLAIPWESWGIAPEELILSDKDLRGISLADYTASRF